In Geopsychrobacter electrodiphilus DSM 16401, a single window of DNA contains:
- a CDS encoding NADP-dependent malic enzyme → MAKLSDALEYHRMGRKGKIEVITTKPCATSRDLSLAYSPGVAEPCLEIEKNPADAYEYTAKGNLVAVVSNGTAVLGLGNIGALAGKPVMEGKGVLFKSFADVDVFDIELDTQDSDEIIRTVKLLEPTFGGINLEDIKGPECFYIEEELKKIMNIPVFHDDQHGTAIISAAGMINACEISGKDITKAKMVVNGAGAAGIACANLAITMGIDKNNVILCDTKGVIYKGRTEGMNAYKERLAAETDERTLEEAMVGADIFFGVSAKGALTAEMVKSMAKDPIIFAMANPDPEITPPEAKAVRDDVIIGTGRSDYNNQVNNVLCFPFLFRGALDVHASAINDEMKLAAVKALADLAKEEVPDSVRKAYGGAEMKFGREYIIPKPFDPRVLLHVAPAVAQAAMDSGVARKPIVDMEKYVEHLEAMQGRSKEIMRSLINKAKSNPKRVVFPEGDDEKILRAAQTLIEEGIAKPILIGDEEEILAKCQEMGIEMNPAIVIVNPKTYANRAAYIDEMFAMRQRKGITRAEGKRMIKNNRNYFGAMMVHLGDADALLSGIDHHYPETIRPALEVIGRQDGLSKVHGAYMMVSKKHISFFADTTVTIEPSAEELAETAILTAEVARGFDIEPRVAMLSFSNFGSTNHPLVSKVQKATALVKKQEPGLQVEGELQANVALDPDLVEKQYPFSNIKGNANVFIFPDLQSGNISYKLLNKLGDTEAVGPILMGMKKPIHVLQRGDDVADIINMAAVAVVDAQKLESK, encoded by the coding sequence ATGGCAAAATTGAGTGATGCGCTCGAATATCATAGAATGGGCCGAAAAGGGAAGATTGAGGTTATCACCACGAAACCCTGCGCAACCAGCCGGGACCTGTCTCTTGCCTACAGCCCCGGCGTCGCCGAGCCCTGTCTTGAAATTGAAAAAAATCCGGCTGATGCCTACGAATATACCGCCAAAGGCAATCTGGTCGCGGTGGTGAGCAACGGCACCGCCGTACTCGGTCTGGGCAATATCGGCGCCCTGGCGGGCAAGCCGGTTATGGAAGGGAAAGGGGTTTTATTCAAGAGCTTCGCCGATGTCGATGTTTTCGATATTGAGCTCGACACCCAGGACAGTGACGAGATTATTCGCACCGTCAAACTGCTTGAGCCGACTTTCGGCGGGATCAACCTTGAGGATATTAAAGGACCTGAGTGTTTCTACATCGAAGAAGAGCTGAAGAAGATCATGAATATCCCGGTCTTCCACGACGACCAGCACGGGACTGCGATCATCTCCGCCGCCGGCATGATCAACGCCTGTGAAATCTCCGGCAAAGATATCACCAAGGCCAAGATGGTCGTCAATGGTGCCGGCGCCGCAGGTATCGCCTGCGCCAACCTGGCGATCACCATGGGGATCGACAAAAACAACGTCATTCTCTGTGACACCAAGGGCGTTATTTACAAGGGTCGCACCGAGGGGATGAACGCTTACAAGGAACGCCTCGCGGCTGAGACTGACGAACGCACCCTGGAAGAAGCGATGGTCGGCGCCGACATCTTCTTCGGCGTTTCGGCCAAAGGTGCTCTGACCGCCGAAATGGTCAAATCTATGGCAAAAGATCCGATCATCTTCGCCATGGCCAACCCCGACCCAGAGATTACCCCGCCTGAAGCCAAGGCGGTGCGAGATGACGTTATTATCGGTACCGGGCGCTCCGATTATAATAATCAGGTTAATAATGTGCTCTGCTTTCCCTTCCTCTTCCGCGGCGCCCTCGACGTTCATGCCAGCGCCATCAACGATGAGATGAAACTGGCGGCGGTCAAGGCCCTGGCTGATCTGGCCAAGGAAGAAGTCCCTGATTCTGTGCGTAAAGCCTACGGCGGCGCCGAGATGAAATTCGGTCGTGAATATATCATCCCCAAGCCCTTCGATCCACGCGTTCTGTTGCATGTCGCACCGGCGGTCGCTCAGGCAGCCATGGACAGCGGTGTCGCGCGCAAGCCGATTGTGGATATGGAGAAATATGTCGAACACCTCGAAGCCATGCAGGGACGCTCCAAAGAGATCATGCGTTCCCTGATCAACAAGGCCAAGTCCAACCCGAAACGAGTGGTCTTTCCCGAGGGTGATGACGAAAAAATTCTACGCGCCGCGCAAACCCTGATTGAGGAAGGGATCGCCAAACCAATTCTGATCGGCGATGAAGAAGAGATTCTGGCCAAATGCCAGGAGATGGGGATCGAAATGAACCCTGCCATCGTCATCGTAAACCCGAAGACCTATGCCAATCGGGCCGCCTACATCGATGAGATGTTCGCCATGCGCCAGCGTAAAGGGATCACCCGCGCTGAGGGCAAACGCATGATCAAGAACAACCGCAACTACTTCGGCGCCATGATGGTTCACCTGGGCGACGCCGATGCGCTGCTCTCGGGGATCGACCACCACTACCCCGAAACCATCCGCCCTGCCCTTGAGGTCATCGGCAGACAGGATGGTCTGTCCAAGGTCCACGGGGCCTACATGATGGTCTCGAAGAAACATATCTCTTTCTTTGCTGATACTACGGTGACCATTGAACCCTCTGCTGAAGAGTTGGCTGAAACGGCAATACTGACTGCCGAGGTCGCCCGCGGCTTTGATATCGAGCCGCGTGTCGCGATGCTCTCTTTCTCGAACTTCGGTTCCACCAATCATCCGCTGGTCAGCAAGGTGCAAAAGGCCACGGCCCTGGTCAAGAAACAGGAGCCGGGGCTGCAGGTTGAAGGTGAACTGCAGGCCAATGTGGCACTCGATCCAGACCTTGTCGAAAAGCAGTACCCCTTCTCAAATATCAAGGGGAACGCCAACGTCTTTATTTTCCCGGATCTGCAGTCGGGCAACATCAGCTACAAACTCCTGAACAAACTTGGCGATACGGAAGCGGTCGGCCCGATCCTGATGGGCATGAAAAAACCGATCCATGTCCTGCAACGGGGCGACGATGTGGCTGACATTATCAACATGGCGGCTGTCGCCGTGGTTGATGCCCAGAAGCTCGAAAGTAAATAA
- a CDS encoding metallophosphoesterase family protein, translated as MNDICRLGILSDTHLTTLGDALEFSFGLKNGLFAEVDAILHAGDIILPELESCFDDIPFYAVRGNMDPARPGLPVKRVLRFAGFRIGLIHGWGAPDEVPTRVLNEFSGQTLDVLIFGHSHQPFLERRGSLLLFNPGSALEHRGRAERCSVGLLDLGAEAMARHVYL; from the coding sequence ATGAATGATATCTGCCGGTTAGGAATTCTATCAGATACCCATTTAACCACCCTTGGTGATGCGCTTGAATTTTCATTCGGGTTAAAAAATGGCCTCTTTGCCGAAGTCGATGCCATCCTGCATGCCGGGGATATAATTTTACCCGAACTGGAGAGTTGTTTTGACGATATCCCGTTTTATGCCGTTCGCGGGAATATGGACCCGGCAAGACCGGGCTTGCCAGTCAAGAGAGTTCTGCGGTTCGCAGGCTTCCGGATCGGACTGATCCATGGTTGGGGTGCCCCGGATGAAGTTCCCACCCGGGTCCTCAATGAATTTAGTGGACAGACTCTGGATGTCCTTATCTTCGGGCACAGTCATCAGCCCTTCCTCGAAAGGCGCGGCAGCCTGTTGCTGTTTAATCCCGGGAGTGCTCTTGAGCACCGGGGTAGAGCCGAGCGGTGCAGCGTCGGTTTACTGGACCTGGGAGCAGAGGCGATGGCCAGGCATGTTTATTTGTAA
- a CDS encoding ExbD/TolR family protein: protein MGFRRRQVESPRVDLTPMVDVVFLLLIFFMISTTFIETPGLTVNLPKSSSQVLKKEAHEVRVYLRADGTIFFEKEPVDLAGLTQRLQAYGDKAAEITFLLMADKDVKHGKVVQLMESAKNAGFIKLVIATEKK from the coding sequence ATGGGCTTTCGTCGTCGTCAGGTTGAATCTCCCCGCGTCGATCTGACTCCCATGGTCGATGTCGTCTTTTTGTTGCTGATTTTCTTCATGATCTCCACCACCTTCATTGAAACACCTGGTCTGACCGTCAATCTGCCAAAATCCTCATCTCAAGTGTTAAAAAAAGAAGCCCATGAGGTCCGGGTCTACCTGCGGGCGGACGGGACGATTTTCTTTGAAAAAGAGCCGGTCGATCTCGCAGGTCTCACGCAACGCTTGCAGGCGTATGGCGACAAGGCCGCTGAAATTACGTTTTTGCTGATGGCGGATAAAGATGTCAAACATGGTAAGGTCGTCCAGTTGATGGAGAGCGCCAAAAATGCAGGGTTCATTAAGCTGGTTATCGCGACCGAAAAAAAATAG
- a CDS encoding methyl-accepting chemotaxis protein, translating into MNEISSSPQVAPSHGSDGLDRCYLYAFAGFMLGVAAPLGWMLLRAVFFGRAEGSFFGGMLLDIVATRENLFHYIYMGAGTSIVLSFFGYFIGRSAQQIHQRADRLDEMHRTVAGQKEDFARRYRELNDRIRNFHGISARFQSSMDEDELYGLSCNALHDVLEFERVNLLMVDAPEKLLRFVDSRGGRDVFVQGVTLPLDERAGVLYKAVIEKRQFFIDDVQLMPEDFRLKPPCDEIPQLRSKSFLISPVVVNGNVTALICLDNKNSTRPLEETDSDTLKLLTGQLSAAIVRMELVGAVVNLTDELELTFKALNDYRERYQKLLASLKASSSSTRKLVGDIASSADVIRDAVNATQSASGEISVSIEQVGGNILQLSEFMEKSISAMSEIAAAIRSVEEHSVQSHKMSQQASERAEHGALSVQETLKGLTGIRAGVEEAATAMSKLSGLGSEVSSITSVISDIAQKTNLLALNAAIIAAQAGEQGRSFAVVAEEIRELSQQSGRSSAAIAGLIRDMQNGMIQVVTQIGNTQKLVDNGFDKGRGADMALGQILDTAGQAMEMALRIRQATREVSTSAEFVTRSIEELGNMTEQVSSASREQAQGARSIVRAIEDVRHMTEGMVDATLQQRQNSDAIEGAVDSVSELAMLIFNDMEKRRDQSRNVIDRLKQIQEKS; encoded by the coding sequence ATGAATGAAATTAGTTCCTCCCCTCAAGTCGCTCCATCTCATGGCAGCGACGGACTCGATCGCTGCTACCTGTATGCCTTCGCCGGGTTTATGCTCGGAGTCGCCGCGCCCCTCGGATGGATGCTGCTGCGAGCGGTTTTTTTCGGCAGGGCGGAGGGTAGTTTTTTTGGCGGCATGCTGCTCGATATTGTTGCGACCCGGGAAAACCTTTTCCACTACATCTACATGGGGGCAGGGACTTCGATTGTTTTGAGCTTCTTCGGCTATTTTATCGGCCGCTCTGCCCAGCAGATTCATCAGCGCGCCGATCGTCTTGACGAGATGCACCGTACGGTCGCCGGGCAAAAAGAGGATTTTGCCCGGCGTTATCGCGAACTGAACGATCGAATCCGTAATTTTCATGGAATTTCAGCGCGCTTCCAGAGTTCGATGGATGAAGACGAGCTCTATGGCCTGAGCTGTAACGCCCTGCACGATGTGCTCGAATTCGAAAGGGTCAATCTGCTTATGGTGGACGCCCCCGAGAAGCTGTTGCGCTTTGTCGACAGCCGCGGGGGTCGGGACGTTTTTGTTCAGGGGGTCACCTTGCCGCTGGATGAAAGAGCCGGTGTCCTCTACAAGGCAGTTATCGAGAAACGCCAGTTCTTTATCGATGACGTACAGCTCATGCCTGAGGACTTCCGCCTTAAGCCCCCCTGTGATGAAATCCCGCAGTTGCGCTCCAAGAGCTTTTTGATCAGCCCGGTGGTGGTCAACGGCAATGTTACTGCCCTGATTTGCCTCGACAATAAAAACAGTACCCGCCCCCTGGAGGAGACAGACTCCGATACGCTGAAGTTGCTGACCGGGCAACTGTCGGCGGCCATTGTCCGCATGGAGCTGGTCGGCGCGGTGGTTAATCTGACAGATGAACTTGAACTGACCTTCAAGGCGCTTAATGACTACCGCGAACGTTATCAGAAACTGCTCGCTTCACTGAAGGCCTCCTCCAGCTCCACGCGAAAGCTGGTTGGGGATATCGCCAGCTCCGCCGACGTCATTCGTGATGCCGTCAATGCCACCCAGTCTGCTTCCGGGGAGATCTCGGTTTCAATTGAGCAGGTTGGCGGGAATATCCTGCAGCTCTCAGAATTTATGGAGAAGTCGATCTCTGCCATGAGTGAGATAGCCGCCGCGATTCGCAGCGTCGAAGAGCACAGCGTGCAGTCGCACAAGATGTCGCAACAGGCGAGTGAACGCGCCGAGCATGGTGCCCTGTCGGTACAGGAGACCCTCAAAGGCCTGACCGGAATCCGCGCCGGGGTCGAAGAGGCGGCGACAGCCATGAGCAAGCTCTCCGGGCTGGGTTCCGAGGTGAGCAGTATCACCTCGGTTATTTCAGATATCGCGCAAAAGACTAACCTGCTGGCGTTGAATGCCGCGATTATTGCGGCGCAGGCTGGAGAGCAGGGGCGTTCCTTCGCGGTCGTAGCCGAAGAGATCCGTGAACTTTCCCAACAGTCGGGCCGCTCCTCGGCCGCCATCGCCGGTTTGATCCGTGATATGCAGAATGGCATGATCCAGGTTGTAACTCAGATCGGCAACACCCAGAAACTGGTCGACAATGGTTTTGACAAGGGGCGAGGAGCCGATATGGCGCTGGGCCAGATCCTCGATACTGCTGGTCAGGCCATGGAAATGGCGCTGCGGATCCGGCAGGCGACCCGTGAAGTGTCAACTTCGGCGGAGTTCGTTACCCGCTCCATCGAAGAGCTTGGAAACATGACCGAACAGGTCTCGAGCGCCTCGCGTGAACAGGCGCAGGGGGCACGCAGTATTGTCCGTGCTATCGAGGATGTGCGTCACATGACCGAGGGGATGGTTGATGCGACTCTGCAGCAGCGCCAGAACAGCGATGCTATTGAGGGCGCCGTCGACTCCGTGAGTGAACTCGCCATGCTCATCTTTAATGACATGGAAAAGCGGCGGGATCAGAGCCGGAACGTCATCGACCGACTCAAACAGATACAGGAAAAGAGCTGA
- a CDS encoding MotA/TolQ/ExbB proton channel family protein, protein MFELFKMGGALMYPILVCSIIALAIFFDRIWTYHSLKRSTAPLFREVERLIIAEHYEQALNLCHQQDTPMGRILQVALKHRGTSRAHIKTLVEEVGHRETASLERYLGLLGTIATIAPLLGLLGTVLGMIRAFNVMATQGVGTPATLGGGISEALLTTAAGLSLAVPTILLHKYLSSRVDRAILEMEEYSMQIVDLIGETR, encoded by the coding sequence ATGTTTGAACTATTCAAAATGGGCGGGGCCCTCATGTATCCGATTCTGGTCTGTTCGATTATCGCCCTGGCGATTTTTTTCGATCGGATCTGGACCTACCATTCATTGAAACGGTCGACTGCTCCGTTGTTTCGTGAAGTAGAACGTTTAATCATTGCCGAACACTATGAGCAGGCTCTCAACCTCTGCCATCAGCAGGACACCCCCATGGGACGTATCCTGCAGGTGGCCCTGAAACACCGCGGCACCAGTCGGGCGCATATCAAGACCCTTGTTGAAGAGGTCGGGCATCGCGAAACGGCGTCCCTTGAACGCTATCTTGGTCTGCTCGGCACCATCGCAACTATCGCCCCGCTCCTCGGTCTGCTCGGCACTGTCCTCGGTATGATCCGCGCCTTCAACGTCATGGCCACCCAAGGGGTCGGGACTCCGGCCACCCTCGGTGGTGGAATTTCAGAGGCGTTGTTGACGACGGCCGCCGGCCTGTCCCTGGCAGTGCCGACCATCCTGCTGCACAAATACCTGTCCAGTCGGGTTGATCGTGCGATTCTTGAAATGGAAGAGTACAGCATGCAGATTGTCGACCTGATCGGTGAGACCCGCTGA